A part of bacterium genomic DNA contains:
- a CDS encoding sulfatase — MKNQRIVSAGALAAACLLAVSVLSSCGSPEGSRPDVVFVLLDALRPDHLGIYGYGGGTSPRLDEMARSGAVFRNHFANGTYTRASVPTYFYSRYYIKSLFPADRRLPLESPENLFRVLDPQALSLAALFKANGYHTVLFSAHPWFIRGHELVGDFDEFYRVSGAKSAHGEADEVVKRVEEWIAARGEDHRPYFLYIHMMDTHFPHVRRAETERFLEGVDPGEPERFDWRGYFRGQEMGKWGLWWLPGDFGPEDRRYLHALYDGDVAFSDFWVGRLVDFLQARGRADDTLFLITADHGEHLGDHGLAEHGGPPWDSVLRVPLILRYPAGIPAGTEVKKITEMVDILPTLAGLLNLKVPPGKRFDGKDAFASSTGPDCALGRDFLRDDRFKYFTDPDGVPHLYDLARDPSEETNLASELPGEVERLTALKAKLLFASRRRYEAAVTTSPPNLPFAISADFFTLSSASKVLEISRYGYPSPDGEIAAAADSEPVWIHNRIAGRYYVLGRNRDLLRPLQVSFAVPDGEYRVGMGVLNAADFRGGALTRCRVAVGRDDPAAAVPVDPANEADGLADLGPCRIEGGVFRAFVYPEPAPDWTSILYFGFEPVGAPGRPAAAGGEDGESSADRVEKIKTLGYMN, encoded by the coding sequence ATGAAAAACCAACGGATCGTCTCCGCGGGAGCTTTGGCGGCCGCCTGCCTTCTGGCGGTGTCGGTTTTGTCTTCCTGCGGTTCCCCGGAGGGAAGCCGGCCCGATGTCGTTTTCGTCCTTCTCGACGCCCTGCGCCCGGATCACCTGGGGATCTACGGATACGGCGGCGGCACCTCTCCCCGCTTGGACGAGATGGCGCGGTCGGGGGCGGTTTTCCGCAACCACTTCGCCAACGGGACCTATACCCGCGCCTCCGTCCCGACGTATTTTTATTCCCGTTATTACATCAAGTCGCTTTTCCCGGCCGATCGCCGGCTTCCCCTGGAAAGTCCGGAGAACCTTTTCCGGGTTCTGGACCCGCAAGCCCTCTCCCTGGCCGCCCTCTTCAAGGCCAACGGGTACCATACCGTGCTTTTCTCGGCTCATCCCTGGTTCATCAGGGGCCACGAGCTGGTCGGCGATTTCGACGAGTTTTATCGGGTCTCAGGGGCGAAGAGCGCGCACGGCGAAGCGGACGAAGTCGTCAAACGGGTGGAGGAGTGGATCGCCGCCCGCGGCGAGGACCACCGTCCCTATTTCCTCTACATTCACATGATGGACACTCATTTCCCGCACGTCCGCCGCGCCGAGACCGAACGTTTCCTGGAAGGGGTGGATCCCGGGGAACCGGAACGGTTCGACTGGCGGGGTTATTTCCGGGGCCAGGAGATGGGGAAGTGGGGGCTTTGGTGGCTTCCAGGCGACTTCGGGCCGGAGGACAGGCGTTATCTTCATGCCCTCTACGACGGGGACGTGGCTTTCAGCGATTTCTGGGTGGGGAGGCTCGTCGATTTCCTGCAGGCCCGCGGCCGCGCCGACGACACGCTTTTCCTGATCACCGCCGACCACGGGGAGCATCTGGGGGACCACGGCCTGGCCGAACACGGCGGCCCTCCCTGGGATTCCGTTCTTCGGGTCCCCCTGATTCTCCGCTACCCCGCCGGGATCCCCGCCGGAACCGAAGTGAAGAAAATCACCGAGATGGTCGACATTCTCCCCACGCTGGCGGGGCTTCTGAATCTGAAGGTGCCCCCGGGAAAACGCTTCGACGGGAAAGACGCCTTCGCCTCCTCGACCGGCCCCGACTGCGCTTTGGGCCGCGATTTCCTCCGCGACGACAGGTTCAAATACTTTACCGACCCCGACGGCGTCCCCCATCTGTACGACCTCGCCCGCGACCCGAGCGAGGAGACGAACCTGGCTTCGGAACTTCCGGGCGAGGTCGAGCGCCTGACCGCTCTCAAAGCCAAGCTCCTGTTCGCCTCCCGCCGGCGTTACGAGGCGGCGGTCACGACTTCCCCGCCGAACCTTCCCTTCGCCATCTCCGCCGACTTCTTCACGCTTTCCTCCGCTTCCAAGGTTCTGGAGATAAGCCGTTACGGCTACCCTTCGCCGGACGGTGAAATCGCCGCCGCGGCGGACTCCGAACCGGTCTGGATACACAATCGGATCGCGGGCCGCTACTATGTCCTGGGCCGGAACCGGGACCTTCTCCGCCCGCTCCAGGTTTCCTTCGCGGTTCCCGACGGGGAGTACCGGGTGGGGATGGGGGTGTTGAACGCCGCCGATTTCCGGGGCGGCGCCCTCACCCGCTGCCGGGTCGCCGTCGGCCGCGACGATCCGGCCGCGGCCGTCCCCGTCGATCCCGCGAACGAGGCCGACGGATTGGCGGACCTGGGCCCCTGCCGGATCGAGGGGGGGGTCTTCCGCGCCTTTGTCTATCCGGAACCGGCTCCGGACTGGACATCGATTCTGTATTTCGGCTTCGAACCGGTCGGCGCCCCGGGGCGGCCCGCCGCCGCGGGGGGCGAGGACGGGGAAAGTTCCGCCGATCGGGTCGAAAAGATTAAAACCCTGGGCTACATGAACTGA
- a CDS encoding glycosyltransferase family 39 protein has translation MNSRSAAFLLLAALLAAAFPRLVSLATFDFIDSGGGSDSVTYLALADNLSAGRGYTEFGRPHTVHHPLYPLAIAAARYLVPGPAAAAKTVSCLAGVLLIVPVFFLAASMFGLGAGLVAGLLAALCPLLVYGSVETFSESLYTLMLWLGLWGAWGASRGERRFLAAAGAGAGFALAFLTHPMGVIFVPFFAGYVFAAGCRRRRPGTAALSVVLMVLVFAACALPFWARLHRVTGEWQLSGSSHYRDFGLRYEQGRGVPESRVIFEHMEQLFGPGSPEPAGGGERESLGMAELIVRYPGRFLRIVGFNLEDGYAEALKTARFLGLPPWLFFAALGAGGVLPLAILGYALVRRRRRGAVFFLALVFLPMAVFLVMQVEHRYFYPFIPGALILLSWPLASAWPGRFRRWGTPVLAGCLLVFAGGSGYVVWRKAVKKGIPYEYRLLGDWMRRHLPDMGGERVMMFRLGVSYYAGCEWNVFYWGDYPGLVSYLSDRGIWYLVIDSYKLHMIHPSLRFLLTGPPPPEFEVVHETEFDGRRARLLRFKGPVPEREGGAPAAVPASAPE, from the coding sequence ATGAACAGCCGTTCGGCCGCTTTCCTCCTGCTGGCGGCGCTGCTGGCGGCGGCCTTTCCCCGGCTGGTCTCCCTGGCCACCTTCGATTTCATAGACTCCGGGGGCGGCAGCGATTCCGTAACCTACCTGGCCCTGGCGGACAACCTCTCCGCCGGGCGCGGGTACACGGAGTTCGGGCGGCCGCATACCGTCCACCACCCCCTCTATCCGCTGGCCATCGCCGCCGCCCGCTACCTGGTCCCGGGCCCGGCGGCCGCGGCCAAAACCGTTTCCTGCCTCGCCGGCGTTCTGCTGATAGTGCCCGTGTTTTTTCTGGCGGCGTCCATGTTCGGGCTCGGGGCCGGCCTCGTCGCCGGGCTTCTGGCCGCTCTCTGCCCCCTGCTGGTGTACGGATCCGTGGAGACCTTTTCCGAATCGCTCTACACCCTGATGCTCTGGCTGGGGCTCTGGGGCGCCTGGGGCGCCTCTCGGGGGGAGCGTCGGTTCCTCGCCGCCGCCGGAGCCGGAGCCGGTTTCGCCCTGGCTTTTCTCACCCATCCCATGGGGGTCATCTTCGTGCCTTTCTTTGCCGGCTACGTTTTCGCCGCGGGCTGTCGGCGCCGCCGTCCCGGTACGGCGGCGCTTTCCGTCGTGCTGATGGTCCTGGTCTTCGCCGCCTGCGCCCTGCCGTTCTGGGCGCGCCTCCACCGGGTTACCGGCGAATGGCAGTTGAGCGGCAGCAGCCATTACCGGGACTTCGGGCTGCGCTACGAGCAGGGCCGGGGGGTCCCGGAAAGCCGGGTCATCTTCGAGCACATGGAACAGTTGTTCGGGCCCGGCTCACCCGAACCCGCCGGCGGCGGGGAGCGGGAGAGTCTGGGCATGGCGGAACTGATCGTCCGTTACCCCGGCCGGTTCCTGCGCATCGTGGGTTTCAACCTCGAGGACGGATACGCCGAAGCGCTGAAAACCGCCCGGTTCCTCGGGCTCCCCCCCTGGCTTTTCTTCGCGGCGCTGGGGGCCGGGGGGGTGCTGCCGTTGGCGATCCTGGGATACGCGCTGGTCCGGCGCCGGAGAAGGGGGGCGGTCTTCTTCCTCGCCCTGGTCTTTCTTCCCATGGCGGTATTTTTGGTCATGCAGGTGGAACACCGGTATTTCTATCCGTTCATCCCCGGCGCGCTCATTCTCCTCTCCTGGCCCCTGGCTTCCGCGTGGCCGGGCCGTTTCCGGCGTTGGGGAACGCCGGTTCTGGCCGGGTGTCTGCTGGTCTTTGCCGGGGGAAGCGGTTACGTGGTCTGGCGCAAGGCGGTCAAGAAGGGGATACCCTACGAATACCGTCTTCTCGGCGACTGGATGCGGCGCCACCTGCCGGACATGGGGGGGGAGAGGGTCATGATGTTCCGGCTGGGCGTCAGCTACTACGCCGGCTGCGAGTGGAACGTCTTTTACTGGGGCGATTATCCGGGGCTGGTTTCGTATCTGAGCGACCGGGGCATATGGTATCTGGTCATCGACAGCTATAAGCTGCACATGATCCACCCCTCGCTGCGCTTTCTGCTGACGGGTCCCCCCCCTCCCGAGTTCGAAGTGGTCCACGAAACCGAATTCGACGGGCGCCGCGCCCGCCTGCTCCGCTTCAAGGGCCCGGTGCCGGAGCGGGAAGGAGGGGCGCCTGCGGCCGTTCCGGCTTCAGCTCCCGAATAA
- a CDS encoding SGNH/GDSL hydrolase family protein: MKPRRGANLALLGFALIVGFGLCELAARLVTETDIDGQAYFKGVPLRPYRFPAELTREKIRVYAERENEAYVVADPLLGWTIGTNRSSQNGLYRSNAQGIRSEPREYSLLKPAGVVRIALFGDSFTHGDEEPFRKTWGRFLEQDLAQAGIDAEVLNFGVPAYGMGQAFLRWRLEGKRYGPDIAVFGFQPENMQRAVNIFRIFYSRRTGVVFSKPRFYLGENDELELLNSPVVPPEQVADTIADLPSSPLAAYEFWYNPDNYSNSPIYTSRLLWLLHTVLGPKAPRPGSRRDYRPGRHYWDPESEPMAVAQKILEEFAREAREAGEIPIVLHIPKENDVELAEAGKELAHYRILQALEKEGVIVVDPLPAMKGKSRLYKKSHYSSKGGRIVARALADRIIRELKPERPQAPLLPAPAPGP, encoded by the coding sequence ATGAAACCCCGCCGGGGCGCGAATCTGGCTCTGCTGGGCTTCGCCCTTATCGTCGGTTTCGGACTCTGCGAGCTGGCGGCCAGGCTGGTGACGGAAACCGATATCGACGGGCAGGCCTATTTCAAGGGCGTCCCGCTGCGGCCCTACCGTTTCCCCGCGGAACTGACCCGGGAGAAAATCCGGGTCTACGCCGAGCGGGAAAACGAAGCCTATGTGGTGGCGGATCCCCTCCTGGGCTGGACCATCGGGACTAACCGTTCCAGCCAGAACGGGCTCTACCGCTCCAACGCCCAAGGCATCCGTTCCGAGCCCCGGGAATACTCGCTCCTCAAACCCGCCGGGGTCGTGCGCATCGCCCTCTTCGGAGATTCCTTCACCCACGGGGACGAAGAACCGTTTCGGAAGACCTGGGGCCGGTTCCTGGAACAGGACCTGGCTCAAGCCGGGATCGACGCCGAAGTCCTCAATTTCGGGGTGCCGGCCTACGGGATGGGGCAGGCGTTCCTCCGCTGGCGCTTGGAAGGGAAACGGTACGGACCGGATATCGCGGTTTTCGGGTTCCAGCCGGAAAACATGCAGCGCGCGGTCAATATTTTCCGCATCTTTTACAGCCGCCGCACCGGCGTGGTCTTCTCCAAGCCCCGGTTCTACCTCGGAGAGAACGACGAACTGGAGCTCCTCAACTCCCCCGTCGTTCCTCCCGAACAAGTCGCCGATACCATCGCCGACCTTCCCTCCTCCCCGTTGGCCGCTTACGAGTTCTGGTACAACCCGGACAACTATTCCAATTCTCCGATCTACACCAGCCGTCTCCTCTGGCTTCTGCACACCGTTCTCGGCCCGAAAGCCCCCCGCCCAGGGAGCCGGCGGGACTACCGTCCCGGACGCCACTACTGGGATCCGGAAAGCGAACCCATGGCCGTTGCCCAGAAAATTCTCGAAGAGTTCGCCCGGGAGGCCCGGGAGGCCGGGGAGATCCCGATCGTGCTCCATATCCCCAAGGAGAACGACGTCGAGCTGGCGGAAGCAGGCAAGGAATTGGCACACTACCGGATTCTTCAGGCTTTGGAGAAAGAAGGCGTCATCGTGGTCGACCCCCTCCCGGCGATGAAGGGGAAAAGCCGCCTCTACAAAAAATCCCATTACTCCAGCAAGGGAGGGAGGATCGTGGCCCGGGCTCTGGCCGACCGGATTATTCGGGAGCTGAAGCCGGAACGGCCGCAGGCGCCCCTCCTTCCCGCTCCGGCACCGGGCCCTTGA
- a CDS encoding glycosyltransferase family 4 protein, which yields MPRKKLRFCLVTTFYPPFHPGGCGLHVYHLANLLAADGHEVVVAASAGAHAVKISERRPGEYPHHPGVRVVRVEGGRGEALATYLAGRGLKASRALRGVLEREHDVVHYHNISLFGGIRSLGWGSGLKLFTQHTYWLLCPSHYLWKHGREPCRRPSCLSCLLRAGKPPAPWRWGGGWRRLLEGVDSLIMPCRYMLERHRAAGFGERMDRLPYFVAPVAPSADAAPGREAPPGPFFLLVTRLERYKGPRLAVEAFMRTSGDVGLVVVGTGSMAGELRALAAADGRVKFLDYVAPRDLEWYYAHATALLAPSLWPEMGNQTVLQAASCGTPALASRSGCLPELVGEHGAGLMFEGPEELTEAMERIRDPDLRRRLGDRARAAFRAEYTPEVFLRRYYRLIDDLTGEGGGA from the coding sequence GTGCCCCGCAAGAAACTCAGGTTTTGCCTGGTGACCACGTTTTATCCGCCCTTCCACCCGGGCGGCTGCGGTCTCCACGTCTACCACCTCGCCAATCTTCTGGCCGCCGACGGCCATGAGGTGGTCGTGGCCGCGTCGGCCGGCGCCCACGCCGTGAAAATCTCCGAACGCCGGCCGGGCGAATACCCCCACCACCCCGGGGTGCGCGTGGTCAGAGTCGAGGGGGGGAGGGGGGAAGCGTTGGCCACGTACCTGGCCGGCAGGGGGTTGAAGGCTTCCCGGGCCCTGCGCGGAGTGCTGGAACGGGAGCACGACGTCGTTCATTACCACAACATCTCGCTGTTCGGGGGGATCCGCTCCCTGGGGTGGGGTTCCGGGCTCAAGCTCTTTACCCAGCACACCTACTGGCTGCTCTGTCCGTCTCACTACCTGTGGAAGCACGGCCGGGAACCGTGCCGCCGCCCGTCCTGTCTTTCCTGCCTGCTGCGGGCGGGCAAGCCCCCCGCTCCCTGGCGCTGGGGCGGCGGCTGGCGCCGGCTCTTGGAGGGAGTCGATTCCCTGATCATGCCCTGCCGGTACATGCTGGAACGGCACCGCGCCGCGGGCTTCGGGGAAAGAATGGACCGCCTTCCTTACTTCGTGGCCCCGGTCGCCCCGTCTGCGGATGCCGCCCCCGGGCGGGAAGCTCCGCCGGGCCCGTTTTTTCTGCTCGTGACCCGTCTGGAGCGTTACAAGGGGCCCCGATTGGCGGTGGAAGCCTTCATGCGCACCTCGGGCGACGTCGGACTGGTGGTGGTGGGGACGGGCAGCATGGCGGGGGAGCTGCGGGCCCTGGCCGCCGCGGACGGCAGGGTGAAGTTCCTCGATTATGTCGCCCCCCGGGACCTGGAATGGTACTATGCCCATGCGACGGCTCTGCTGGCGCCCTCGCTCTGGCCGGAGATGGGCAACCAGACGGTACTGCAGGCGGCCTCGTGCGGGACGCCCGCGCTCGCTTCCCGCTCCGGGTGTCTCCCGGAACTGGTCGGCGAGCACGGCGCCGGACTGATGTTCGAGGGCCCGGAGGAGTTGACCGAGGCCATGGAACGGATTCGGGATCCGGATCTCCGCCGCCGGCTCGGCGACCGGGCCCGGGCGGCGTTCCGGGCGGAATACACGCCGGAAGTCTTTTTGCGGAGATATTACCGGCTCATCGACGACCTGACGGGAGAGGGGGGAGGGGCATGA
- a CDS encoding GDSL-type esterase/lipase family protein has product MKRSTAIAALLLALSGRGAPAQTWSVEVARELPGNPVTLRRWDPAGAVEYPFPPADRFDRNHAPAVAAAPDGTVWVVWAAEQGDSPPAIVAARGAPGSWSEPMRVSSSRGWDMTPALGMAGNVPVVAWASERETGTGIFWSRWDGDGFTPETGISSNRTSPNVNPALGADRAGTMFAVWQGWNGSFYQIYRRDPAGAARAAAEEPAETDQFSPFVAGGRAYWQTRPGKSERSLPAPAAWGWKEGSEPVPPGTTWIFTPAGALRPWAVSPPPVEAGAEGARRGDLSTTYIGYGNSITYGTDGPPMGKCYIPILENILEARFPGSNYTIYNHGYPGCTTAQLLHGGGYPIRYCPGIDDVLDNYPAARILIMAGTNDISDGVGYETISTNLEAMIDRSRDKGVEPVIATVIPRCDGDNLYDRTKYLRNYIIGIATTIKDCAYADPFQAFRDYGDWESLLVEDCIHPVWTGGSQVIAEAWNDGLPFPSPSPSPSPIPTPGAADYSHEDSGDFDGDRTSDIAVFRENSGLWVLRGLSRFYFGGPGALPACGDFNGDGTTDVAVFRPADGLWWSRGVSRLYFGREGDWPVPGDYNGWDHACEAAVFRPDQGLWLIRGLTRSFFGQAGDIPVPGYYHPDYVDVKFRGVFRPGSGLWAIQGITKLYFGRRDDAPVPSNYSGTGLQTPAIFRPSTGLWALADGGKHYFGAASDRPVPADFSGNGTGEIGIFRSSTGLWWIRNVSRCYLGRTDDIPVTGRLAFNPSAAGS; this is encoded by the coding sequence ATGAAACGTTCGACCGCGATCGCCGCGTTGCTTTTAGCGCTCTCGGGGCGGGGGGCACCGGCCCAAACCTGGTCCGTCGAAGTCGCCCGGGAACTTCCCGGAAACCCCGTCACCCTCCGACGCTGGGATCCGGCCGGCGCCGTCGAATACCCTTTCCCCCCCGCGGACCGTTTCGACCGCAACCACGCTCCGGCGGTGGCCGCGGCCCCCGACGGGACCGTCTGGGTGGTCTGGGCGGCCGAACAGGGAGACTCCCCCCCCGCGATCGTGGCGGCCCGGGGAGCCCCGGGAAGCTGGTCGGAACCGATGCGGGTCTCGTCCTCCCGGGGATGGGACATGACGCCGGCCCTGGGCATGGCCGGCAACGTCCCGGTCGTGGCCTGGGCTTCGGAACGGGAAACGGGGACGGGCATCTTCTGGTCGAGATGGGACGGCGACGGTTTCACCCCGGAAACCGGGATCAGCTCCAACCGGACCTCCCCCAACGTCAATCCGGCCCTGGGCGCGGATCGGGCCGGAACGATGTTCGCGGTCTGGCAGGGGTGGAACGGTTCCTTCTACCAGATTTATCGGCGCGACCCGGCAGGAGCGGCGCGGGCCGCGGCCGAAGAACCGGCGGAGACCGATCAGTTTTCCCCCTTCGTAGCCGGGGGCAGAGCGTATTGGCAAACCCGGCCCGGGAAAAGCGAACGGTCCCTCCCCGCGCCCGCGGCCTGGGGTTGGAAAGAGGGGAGCGAACCGGTTCCACCGGGAACGACCTGGATCTTCACCCCCGCGGGGGCTCTCAGGCCCTGGGCGGTCTCCCCTCCCCCGGTCGAAGCGGGCGCGGAGGGAGCGCGCCGCGGCGATCTCTCCACCACCTATATCGGCTACGGCAACAGCATCACCTACGGCACCGACGGCCCCCCCATGGGCAAGTGTTATATCCCCATCCTGGAGAACATTCTGGAAGCGCGGTTCCCCGGGTCGAACTACACCATCTACAACCACGGCTATCCCGGCTGCACCACCGCGCAGCTCCTCCACGGCGGCGGTTACCCCATCCGCTACTGTCCCGGAATCGACGACGTCCTCGACAACTACCCGGCCGCCCGCATCCTGATCATGGCGGGAACCAACGATATCAGCGACGGCGTCGGCTACGAAACCATCAGCACCAACCTGGAAGCCATGATCGATCGGTCCCGGGATAAAGGGGTCGAGCCGGTCATCGCCACCGTCATCCCCCGATGCGACGGGGACAATCTTTACGATCGGACCAAGTACCTGCGCAACTACATCATCGGGATCGCCACCACCATCAAGGACTGCGCCTACGCCGATCCCTTTCAGGCTTTCCGGGACTATGGGGACTGGGAGAGCCTTCTGGTCGAGGATTGCATCCACCCGGTCTGGACGGGAGGGTCTCAGGTGATCGCCGAAGCCTGGAACGACGGCCTGCCTTTTCCCTCCCCCTCCCCCTCTCCCTCCCCCATCCCCACGCCCGGCGCGGCGGACTACTCCCATGAAGACAGCGGCGATTTCGACGGCGACCGGACCTCCGACATCGCCGTCTTCCGCGAAAACAGCGGCCTGTGGGTGCTGCGGGGGCTGAGCCGGTTTTATTTCGGGGGCCCGGGCGCCCTCCCCGCCTGCGGCGATTTCAACGGCGACGGGACCACCGACGTCGCCGTCTTCCGCCCGGCGGATGGCCTGTGGTGGAGCCGGGGGGTGAGCCGGCTGTACTTCGGGCGCGAGGGGGATTGGCCGGTGCCGGGGGACTACAACGGCTGGGACCACGCCTGCGAGGCCGCCGTCTTCCGTCCCGACCAGGGTCTCTGGCTGATCCGGGGCCTGACCCGTTCCTTTTTCGGGCAGGCCGGGGATATTCCCGTACCGGGCTACTACCACCCCGACTACGTCGACGTCAAGTTCAGGGGAGTCTTCCGCCCCGGCTCCGGTCTGTGGGCGATCCAGGGGATCACCAAATTATATTTCGGGCGCAGGGACGACGCTCCGGTTCCTTCCAACTATTCCGGAACCGGTCTGCAGACGCCGGCGATCTTCCGCCCCTCCACCGGGCTCTGGGCCCTGGCCGACGGGGGCAAACACTATTTCGGGGCGGCCTCCGATCGGCCGGTTCCCGCGGATTTCAGCGGAAACGGCACGGGAGAGATCGGGATATTCCGGAGTTCCACGGGGTTGTGGTGGATACGGAACGTCAGCCGCTGCTACCTGGGTCGGACGGACGACATTCCCGTAACCGGACGTCTGGCCTTTAATCCTTCCGCCGCCGGTTCATGA